From a region of the Candidatus Zixiibacteriota bacterium genome:
- a CDS encoding sodium-dependent transporter gives MAEQPTGDTKTSSQSTRGNWGTHLGFILAAAGSAIGLGNIWKFPYITGDYGGGAFVLVYLLSVVVVGLPAMLAELIIGRRSQKSPVGAFQAMHRKGSPWRLTGWLGILSGFVILAIYSVIAGWSMAYVYKSLQGFSGSAADIMEQFDALAGSAFDTSVWHTLFMVLCTLIVIGGVQRGIERWNKILMPLLVIILVGLATYGIIATHGGGQAIAFLFKPDFSKLSAEGVLSALGHAFFTLSLGMGAMITYGSYMKRGSSLVKDAITISILDTLIALIAGVAIFSLVFHYNMEPSQSVGLIFKTLPVLFAETGPWISVPFFILLSFAALTSGISLLEVVVSYFIDERGWSRMKATLIMASAIYLVGLFAANPHAMVPFTNLTVFGLIDVTSTNYMLPIGGLLTVIFLGWVVSDAVRKEELNLSDSFAGAFKFIVKYLTPIAILIVLLHGVQLLPFVDF, from the coding sequence ATGGCAGAACAACCCACCGGCGACACGAAAACATCATCCCAATCGACCCGAGGCAATTGGGGAACACATCTCGGCTTCATCCTGGCGGCGGCCGGATCGGCTATCGGTCTCGGCAACATCTGGAAATTTCCTTACATTACCGGAGACTACGGCGGCGGCGCCTTTGTCCTGGTTTATCTGTTGTCGGTTGTAGTGGTGGGGCTTCCGGCTATGTTGGCCGAGTTGATCATCGGCCGACGTTCTCAAAAAAGTCCCGTGGGTGCTTTTCAAGCTATGCATCGCAAGGGCAGCCCCTGGCGTTTAACCGGCTGGCTGGGTATTTTATCGGGTTTCGTCATTCTCGCTATCTACTCCGTGATTGCCGGCTGGTCCATGGCTTACGTTTACAAATCATTGCAGGGTTTCAGCGGCTCCGCGGCCGACATCATGGAGCAGTTCGATGCTCTCGCCGGCAGCGCCTTTGACACTTCCGTCTGGCACACCTTGTTCATGGTACTGTGCACCCTCATCGTTATCGGTGGTGTACAGCGCGGCATTGAGCGGTGGAACAAAATCCTGATGCCGCTCCTGGTCATTATTCTAGTCGGGCTGGCAACCTACGGCATCATTGCCACGCACGGCGGCGGTCAAGCGATAGCGTTTCTCTTCAAACCGGATTTTTCCAAGCTGTCGGCGGAAGGGGTACTGTCCGCGTTGGGGCATGCCTTCTTCACCCTGTCGCTGGGTATGGGGGCAATGATAACCTACGGCAGTTACATGAAACGTGGAAGCAGTCTGGTCAAGGATGCCATCACCATTTCAATCCTCGATACCCTGATTGCCCTTATCGCCGGTGTAGCTATCTTCTCGCTGGTGTTCCATTACAACATGGAACCGAGTCAGTCGGTCGGATTGATCTTCAAAACTCTTCCGGTTCTTTTCGCTGAAACGGGACCGTGGATATCCGTCCCGTTCTTCATCCTGCTTTCGTTTGCCGCGTTGACCTCCGGTATCAGTTTATTGGAGGTAGTCGTCTCGTATTTCATTGATGAACGCGGCTGGAGTCGTATGAAAGCCACCCTGATCATGGCCTCAGCGATCTACCTAGTCGGACTGTTTGCAGCCAATCCTCATGCTATGGTGCCCTTTACAAACCTGACCGTGTTCGGATTGATTGATGTCACCTCGACTAACTACATGCTGCCGATCGGCGGTCTATTGACGGTGATCTTCCTTGGATGGGTTGTCTCGGACGCCGTACGCAAAGAAGAACTCAACCTGTCGGATTCGTTCGCGGGGGCTTTCAAGTTCATCGTAAAATACCTGACACCAATTGCTATCCTGATCGTGCTTTTGCACGGCGTACAGCTTTTACCGTTCGTTGATTTTTAA
- a CDS encoding sigma-54 dependent transcriptional regulator, whose translation MKNILLVDDDKDLSHSLANLFDPEKFSFRFLEDGDKVCNFVTENEDIDLVMLDVNLPSLSGLEVLKQLRKVDDSLPVIVISGFVSTDDAIEAMREGAFEYLTKPFQIEKLIDSVNKACGYASNRKNPFVVEQAEGHTNGVDEIIGQSPEIVEIAKLIGQVAKSDAAVLIFGESGTGKELVARAIHRNSNRRSNAFLSVNCAALPETLLESELFGHEKGAFTGAYFKRIGKFEQADKGSLFLDEIADMSMLTQSKLLRVLQEKKFERVGGNDSIEVDVRIIAATNKSLVQAMKDGSFRVDLFYRLKVVSLFIPPLRERRTDIPLLVNHFTKKFSGQLNQPKRNVSKKAIQLLMKYQWPGNVRELENNVHTALVMSKNEELQPEDFPIFNEDKSKVTVDPATIKDDYFEAFKKIVDPAMPRLIANSPGQIFHLLESAFEQAVISSCLKHFEGNQVKTSETLGISRNTLRDRVARFQIY comes from the coding sequence ATGAAGAATATACTTCTGGTAGACGACGATAAAGATCTATCTCACTCACTGGCGAACCTGTTCGATCCGGAAAAGTTCAGTTTCCGGTTTTTAGAGGACGGTGACAAGGTCTGTAATTTCGTTACGGAAAACGAAGATATCGACCTGGTCATGCTCGATGTCAATCTCCCGAGTCTGTCGGGACTCGAGGTGCTTAAGCAACTTCGTAAAGTCGATGACAGTCTTCCGGTGATTGTGATTTCCGGATTCGTTTCGACGGATGATGCCATTGAAGCGATGCGCGAAGGCGCCTTTGAATATCTGACGAAACCGTTCCAGATCGAGAAACTTATCGACTCGGTCAACAAGGCCTGCGGCTATGCTTCCAATCGCAAGAACCCGTTCGTGGTGGAGCAGGCCGAGGGACATACCAACGGAGTCGATGAGATCATCGGTCAATCTCCGGAGATTGTCGAGATCGCCAAGTTGATCGGTCAGGTAGCCAAGTCCGATGCCGCCGTTCTTATATTCGGCGAAAGCGGCACCGGTAAGGAACTGGTAGCTCGTGCGATTCATCGCAATTCCAATCGTCGTTCCAATGCCTTTCTCTCCGTCAATTGTGCCGCTTTGCCCGAGACGCTGCTCGAGTCGGAGTTGTTCGGCCATGAAAAGGGTGCATTTACCGGCGCCTATTTCAAACGAATCGGCAAGTTCGAGCAGGCCGACAAAGGCTCGCTTTTCCTCGATGAGATTGCCGACATGTCGATGTTGACACAGTCGAAGCTGCTCCGCGTTCTTCAGGAAAAGAAATTCGAGCGAGTCGGCGGCAACGACTCGATCGAAGTCGATGTCCGGATTATCGCCGCTACCAACAAGTCACTGGTGCAGGCCATGAAGGACGGCTCTTTCCGGGTCGATCTGTTCTACCGTCTCAAGGTCGTATCGCTTTTCATTCCGCCGCTGAGGGAGCGTCGGACCGATATCCCTCTTTTGGTCAACCATTTCACCAAGAAATTCTCAGGACAGCTCAATCAGCCGAAACGGAATGTCTCGAAAAAGGCGATCCAGTTGCTGATGAAATACCAGTGGCCGGGCAACGTGCGTGAGTTGGAAAACAACGTGCATACCGCGCTGGTGATGTCCAAGAACGAAGAGCTTCAGCCCGAAGATTTCCCGATCTTCAACGAGGACAAGAGTAAGGTTACGGTCGATCCCGCGACGATTAAAGACGACTATTTCGAGGCGTTCAAAAAAATCGTCGATCCGGCCATGCCGAGGTTGATTGCCAACTCGCCGGGACAGATATTCCATTTGCTCGAATCGGCTTTCGAGCAGGCGGTGATTTCGTCCTGTCTGAAGCATTTCGAAGGCAACCAGGTCAAGACCTCCGAAACGTTGGGTATTTCCAGAAACACCCTGCGTGATCGCGTCGCCCGGTTCCAGATATATTAA
- a CDS encoding fibronectin type III domain-containing protein — translation MRILSILILAALVIIAGCDRYVPVSYPTEDPPEDLSVPEFTNIDPGQNSLFLSWEIESDTNVSYYRVYHAITETGSFTAHDSTAGLSITIGGLNTSVIHRFAVAPVSKHGIEGYWSRIVTLAPAKVSTGRHDEITD, via the coding sequence ATGAGAATCCTGAGCATATTGATTTTAGCCGCGCTGGTTATAATTGCCGGTTGTGACAGGTATGTGCCGGTCAGTTATCCAACCGAAGATCCCCCTGAGGATCTTTCGGTACCGGAGTTTACGAATATCGACCCGGGTCAAAACTCGCTGTTTCTTTCCTGGGAAATCGAGTCGGATACGAACGTTTCTTATTACCGGGTGTATCATGCCATAACGGAGACCGGATCGTTCACGGCGCATGATTCTACCGCCGGCTTGAGCATAACGATCGGCGGGCTGAACACGAGCGTAATTCACCGATTCGCCGTTGCTCCGGTTTCGAAGCATGGTATTGAAGGTTATTGGTCAAGGATCGTCACGCTGGCGCCGGCCAAGGTGTCGACCGGACGGCACGATGAAATAACCGACTAA
- a CDS encoding metallophosphoesterase — MKLCHFSDSHLGAGENFHRRASSGLTVRQEDMIGAFCEAVDKIIALQPDLCIYSGDLFHSVRPLNSIIARAGEQFYRLAEEKGIPTVLIAGNHDAPKQPHIGAAVDIFRQIDNLYIASRGELEIFELTGRRIFALPHCLTTADLAREIEKINLESDLSDDILVAHGVAAGMPEFSMADLKEQELPLTLLDRFGYAALGHFHNFCQVSKHAWYAGSTERLSQSERTSEKGFAVVEFDPLRVKFECVTSRTMLDLPQIDASQKRGDELATLLIDTVEAAKAENRIVRLNVTGVSDEALKTIPAAVITELKEKSFDLNIRFTRESADEDAPQFGKTSFAHIEQGFLDFLLSANLSGYDKDRLRKEAVRYLRELSDQSA; from the coding sequence ATGAAACTGTGCCATTTTTCCGACAGCCATTTGGGTGCGGGGGAGAATTTCCATCGACGAGCTTCCTCAGGGCTTACCGTACGTCAGGAAGATATGATCGGGGCATTCTGTGAAGCGGTCGATAAGATCATTGCCCTGCAACCCGATCTGTGTATTTATTCCGGTGATTTGTTTCATTCGGTCCGACCGCTCAACAGCATTATTGCTCGGGCCGGTGAGCAGTTCTATCGACTGGCCGAAGAGAAGGGGATTCCCACGGTTCTTATTGCAGGGAATCATGACGCTCCCAAGCAACCGCATATCGGGGCGGCAGTCGATATCTTCCGTCAGATAGACAACCTTTATATTGCCAGCCGGGGAGAGTTGGAGATTTTCGAACTGACCGGCAGACGTATTTTTGCTTTGCCTCATTGCCTGACTACGGCTGATCTGGCCCGCGAAATCGAAAAGATCAATCTCGAATCGGACTTGAGCGACGACATCCTCGTAGCTCACGGTGTCGCGGCCGGGATGCCGGAATTTTCTATGGCCGATCTCAAAGAGCAGGAACTGCCGTTAACCCTGCTGGATCGATTCGGTTATGCCGCGCTGGGGCATTTTCATAACTTCTGTCAGGTGTCGAAACATGCCTGGTATGCGGGGTCGACCGAGCGCCTTTCACAGTCGGAACGTACCTCGGAAAAAGGTTTCGCGGTCGTCGAGTTCGATCCGCTTCGAGTGAAATTCGAATGTGTGACTTCACGAACGATGCTCGACCTGCCGCAAATCGATGCCAGCCAGAAGCGCGGGGATGAACTGGCCACGTTGCTGATTGATACGGTTGAAGCGGCAAAAGCCGAGAATCGTATCGTACGTTTGAATGTCACCGGAGTCAGTGATGAGGCGCTCAAAACAATCCCGGCAGCGGTGATTACGGAATTAAAGGAGAAGTCGTTCGACCTCAACATCCGTTTTACTCGCGAGTCGGCAGACGAGGATGCACCGCAATTCGGCAAAACTTCATTCGCTCATATCGAACAAGGATTCCTTGATTTCCTGTTGTCGGCCAACCTGTCAGGATATGACAAGGACCGCCTCCGGAAAGAAGCGGTCCGATATCTTCGAGAACTTTCCGACCAGTCCGCTTAG
- a CDS encoding PEGA domain-containing protein, translating to MTDATTFVLLIIIMVLSVSTAAAGESYTLTVVTDPPGALVTVKGKAIATGISPVRFEQVPEGDYKVEICLSGYATHKAEVKVGNEPLADITVKLARKTRLKGALRSMFIPGWGTAYAGHKTRGQSYFILSTASVVTFFLVEDWFQSKHDTYQDIRAKYKASRTVHEQQFWYGHLVTTQKDAYDAENVRRVTIGLVAGIYSISLLDALLFPEPAAGEQPAKRLSLKPVISSDRTGVKLAFRF from the coding sequence ATGACAGACGCGACGACCTTTGTTCTCCTGATTATAATCATGGTGTTGTCGGTCTCCACGGCAGCAGCCGGTGAATCTTACACCCTGACAGTGGTGACTGATCCCCCCGGAGCATTGGTGACGGTTAAAGGGAAAGCGATTGCTACCGGGATCAGTCCGGTGCGTTTCGAGCAAGTGCCGGAAGGTGACTATAAGGTTGAGATATGTCTCTCCGGCTACGCGACCCATAAAGCCGAAGTCAAAGTCGGAAATGAACCTCTGGCTGATATAACCGTGAAATTAGCTCGGAAAACTCGCCTCAAAGGTGCGTTGCGCTCGATGTTCATCCCCGGTTGGGGAACGGCCTATGCCGGACATAAAACTCGTGGTCAATCCTATTTTATTCTTTCAACGGCATCAGTGGTGACATTCTTTCTGGTGGAAGACTGGTTCCAGAGCAAGCACGACACCTATCAGGATATACGAGCTAAGTACAAAGCCTCCCGCACGGTGCACGAACAGCAGTTCTGGTACGGCCATCTTGTGACGACGCAAAAGGATGCCTACGATGCCGAGAATGTTCGACGAGTTACGATAGGTTTGGTGGCCGGAATTTATTCTATCAGTCTTCTCGATGCCCTGCTGTTTCCTGAACCTGCAGCGGGCGAACAACCGGCCAAGCGACTTAGCCTGAAACCGGTTATTAGTTCCGACCGGACCGGGGTAAAACTGGCGTTCAGATTTTGA
- a CDS encoding HAD-IIIA family hydrolase translates to MSKKILVIRFGSLGDLILTSAPILNLHVSYPTYEIALLTKERFMGTAMGIGAVDRIHILPEKASFWQYLGLLRRLSKEQFDLIVDLHGNQRSWLARKLIKANTKVVYPKRRLERVVATRKGVVLPKSWPHTIDLYNDAVKQAGGRTPAFRPVFDLSRFNVSDPVLFAGEAGGPLIAIAPGAAHPTKQWPMERFERLAELLGEKLNARIAWLVQAQDQGKQRLAECLGPDRFIEIVDAGIPKLAEFISRCDLTVANDSGLAHLSSAVGTPVMAIFGPTHPVLGFAPRGQFDQIIEVDEACRPCSLHGKKPCYRERRFCMERIEPEAVLRRAAELLAERKDLQPALFIDRDGTLIVDKDYLSDPEGVELIPGAVEALKKARAAGYKLVVVSNQSGVARGMFDIAAVEAVNRRLLEILTQARVDVAAVYYCPHYEEGKVPEYAVKCGCRKPAPGMPEEAALQLGLDLRRSCVIGDKLDDIFLASVIGSGAILVRTGYGTESETKATALTRPVTICDDLKAAVDKICSGE, encoded by the coding sequence ATGAGTAAGAAGATTCTTGTTATCCGGTTCGGATCGCTGGGAGATCTAATCCTGACCTCGGCGCCGATTCTGAACCTGCATGTCAGCTATCCCACGTATGAGATCGCTTTGCTTACCAAAGAGCGATTCATGGGCACAGCGATGGGGATTGGCGCGGTTGACCGTATTCACATTCTTCCCGAAAAAGCTTCTTTCTGGCAGTACCTGGGGCTTCTCCGCAGGCTCTCGAAAGAACAGTTCGACCTGATCGTGGATCTCCACGGCAACCAGCGCAGTTGGCTGGCGCGCAAGCTCATCAAAGCTAACACCAAAGTGGTTTATCCCAAACGTCGTCTGGAACGAGTGGTTGCCACACGCAAAGGTGTTGTGTTGCCGAAAAGCTGGCCGCATACGATCGATCTTTATAACGATGCCGTGAAGCAGGCCGGGGGACGAACACCGGCATTTCGCCCGGTTTTCGATCTGAGTCGTTTCAATGTGTCCGATCCGGTGTTGTTCGCCGGAGAAGCCGGCGGCCCGTTGATTGCCATTGCTCCCGGTGCCGCTCATCCGACCAAGCAGTGGCCGATGGAGCGCTTTGAGAGGCTGGCTGAGTTATTGGGAGAAAAACTCAACGCCCGCATTGCCTGGCTGGTGCAGGCTCAGGATCAAGGAAAACAAAGGCTGGCCGAATGTCTGGGACCAGATCGTTTCATCGAGATCGTCGATGCCGGTATCCCGAAACTGGCCGAGTTTATTTCTCGTTGCGATTTAACCGTGGCCAACGATTCCGGATTGGCGCATCTTTCGAGTGCGGTGGGAACACCGGTCATGGCGATCTTCGGCCCGACTCATCCGGTGTTGGGATTCGCACCTCGGGGGCAGTTCGATCAGATTATTGAAGTCGATGAAGCCTGTCGGCCCTGTTCGCTGCACGGCAAGAAACCGTGTTATCGTGAGCGACGCTTTTGTATGGAGCGAATCGAACCGGAAGCAGTGCTCCGGAGAGCTGCCGAGTTGCTGGCTGAACGAAAAGACCTGCAACCGGCCCTGTTTATCGACCGTGACGGAACCCTTATCGTCGATAAAGATTATCTCTCCGACCCGGAAGGCGTGGAGTTAATTCCGGGAGCGGTAGAAGCCCTGAAGAAGGCTCGTGCGGCCGGATATAAGCTCGTGGTGGTTTCCAATCAATCCGGGGTGGCACGCGGTATGTTCGATATCGCTGCCGTTGAGGCCGTCAACAGGAGGCTCCTTGAAATTCTGACGCAAGCGCGAGTAGATGTCGCTGCTGTCTATTATTGTCCCCATTATGAAGAGGGGAAAGTCCCTGAATACGCCGTAAAATGCGGTTGCCGAAAACCGGCGCCGGGAATGCCGGAAGAGGCCGCCTTGCAGCTCGGGCTTGATTTGCGTCGGTCTTGTGTGATCGGGGACAAGTTGGATGATATCTTTCTTGCTTCGGTGATAGGTTCTGGTGCGATTCTGGTGCGAACAGGTTATGGAACTGAATCCGAAACCAAAGCAACGGCACTGACGCGCCCTGTTACGATATGCGATGATCTGAAAGCTGCGGTTGATAAAATATGTTCGGGGGAATAA
- a CDS encoding sugar transferase translates to MANELHNNTDISAHDGVAIQAANPGLGTARGIEVGWNSASSVSSVSLWNQLQFYYGEYFKGILFVLASTIFILAVPTMLMKRESAMSYVFRITKRFVDIAGALIGLLLTLPVFIVLPILIKLDSRGPVFYSQARVGENRRKHSRRYCQKTDLSEDRRNRDRRRSDAGGRVFKVMKFRTMVNNAEKASGPVWATKNDPRITRLGRFMRKTRLDEIPQFINVLVGDMSLVGPRPERPKFVADLSQKIDDYERRLDVKPGLTGLAQVSCGYDTSIESVARKLEYDLKYIDEWSPWLDFKILCRTVIVVVTGRGAN, encoded by the coding sequence ATGGCAAACGAGCTTCACAACAATACCGACATAAGCGCCCACGACGGCGTTGCAATCCAGGCCGCTAACCCCGGTTTGGGGACAGCCCGGGGGATAGAAGTCGGATGGAATTCTGCTTCCTCGGTTTCATCGGTAAGCCTCTGGAACCAGCTTCAATTCTACTACGGGGAATACTTCAAGGGAATATTGTTTGTTCTGGCCTCTACGATTTTTATATTGGCCGTGCCGACGATGCTAATGAAGCGGGAGTCCGCGATGTCGTACGTTTTTCGGATCACTAAGCGTTTTGTGGATATAGCAGGAGCTTTAATCGGGCTGCTTCTGACTCTTCCGGTCTTTATCGTATTGCCTATTCTGATCAAGCTTGATTCTCGCGGTCCGGTGTTCTACAGCCAGGCTAGAGTCGGCGAAAACCGTCGTAAGCATTCCCGTCGGTATTGTCAGAAAACCGATTTATCGGAAGATCGTCGTAATCGCGACCGCCGTCGTTCTGATGCCGGTGGCCGAGTGTTTAAAGTCATGAAGTTTCGGACAATGGTCAACAACGCCGAGAAAGCCTCAGGGCCGGTATGGGCCACCAAGAACGACCCGCGTATCACCCGTCTGGGCCGATTCATGCGCAAGACGCGTTTGGATGAGATCCCTCAGTTTATCAATGTGTTGGTAGGGGATATGTCGCTGGTAGGACCGCGCCCGGAACGTCCGAAATTCGTTGCTGATCTCAGCCAGAAAATCGATGACTATGAGCGTCGTCTGGATGTCAAGCCGGGATTGACCGGGCTGGCGCAGGTGTCCTGCGGTTACGATACTTCGATTGAGTCCGTGGCCCGCAAACTCGAGTATGATCTGAAATATATCGATGAATGGTCACCCTGGCTCGATTTCAAGATTCTATGCCGGACGGTTATTGTCGTTGTCACCGGTCGTGGAGCCAACTAG
- a CDS encoding undecaprenyl-diphosphate phosphatase produces MSYLDAFILGLLQGLTEFLPVSSSGHLVMAQAMLGVKQPGVAFEVLAHLGTLGAVLVYFRGRIIGMFMSLWRSDRPVERRLIWYLIIGTVPAAIAGLLLKDLLESLFSQPAFAAGMLLVTGAILLTTRWTMKGSRDISVRSAIIMGVGQALAIVPGISRSGSTIAAGMAAGVQPSLSAEFSFLLAIPAVGGAALLEIKSLINMPSQLIGQYVFGAIVAFGVALSAVYLVLESIRRGKFVYFAYYCFAAGLVGLYLFL; encoded by the coding sequence ATGAGTTATCTCGACGCCTTTATCCTTGGTCTGTTGCAGGGTTTGACCGAATTCCTGCCGGTATCATCATCCGGTCATCTGGTAATGGCACAAGCGATGTTGGGGGTAAAACAACCGGGGGTAGCCTTTGAAGTGCTGGCGCACCTGGGCACTCTGGGGGCGGTGTTGGTTTATTTTCGCGGTCGGATAATTGGCATGTTCATGTCGCTCTGGCGATCCGATCGACCTGTCGAGCGTCGTTTGATCTGGTATCTTATCATTGGCACGGTTCCGGCGGCAATAGCGGGATTGCTTCTGAAAGATCTGCTTGAATCATTATTCAGCCAACCGGCGTTTGCGGCCGGGATGCTTCTGGTCACCGGAGCCATCCTCCTGACAACCCGCTGGACCATGAAAGGCTCCCGCGATATCTCTGTCCGATCGGCGATCATAATGGGAGTAGGGCAGGCGTTGGCGATCGTACCGGGTATCTCACGGTCCGGATCAACCATCGCCGCGGGCATGGCCGCCGGGGTGCAACCCTCACTATCGGCTGAATTTTCATTTCTTCTGGCGATTCCAGCGGTGGGTGGCGCCGCGTTGCTGGAGATTAAGTCATTGATTAATATGCCGTCACAACTTATTGGTCAATATGTCTTTGGGGCGATTGTTGCGTTTGGTGTTGCGCTCTCTGCGGTATATCTCGTGCTGGAGTCGATAAGGCGCGGTAAGTTTGTTTACTTCGCTTACTATTGCTTTGCGGCCGGCCTCGTTGGGCTGTATCTTTTCCTGTAA